The DNA region ggaaagcagctaggagaaagtttcttttgccagtgtgtcagggagctggaaagctgcagaatggtgcaggagattccaggctaggccattcctggctgggtctgaaagcagaaggattgctttttctaaacgacatttctatggttcttcaatgggactaggatgtaaacgtgtttctgcttcaaaggaaagcagctaggagaaagtttcttttgccagtgtgtgagggagctggaaaactgcagaatggtgcaggagattccaggctaggtcattcctggctgggcctaCACGcacaaggagtgctttttctaaagatcattactatggttcttcaatggggttaggatgtaaacgtgtttctgcttcaaaagaaagcagctaggagaaagttgcttttgccagtgtgtgatgcagctggaaagctgcagaatggtgtaggggattccaggctaggccattcctgactgggtctataaacagaaggagtgctttttgtaaagcgaatttctatggttcttcaaaggggataggatgtaaacgtgtttctgcttcaaaggaaagcagctaggagaaagtttcttttgccagtgtgtgacgcagtgggaaagctgcagaatggtgtaggggattccaggctaggtcattcctgactgggtctctaagcagaaggagtgctttttctaaacagcatttctatggttcttcaatggggctaggatgttaacgtgtttctgcttcaaaggaaagcagctaggagaaagtttcttttgccagtgtgtgacgcagctggatagctgcagaatggtgtaggggattccaggctaggtcattcctggctgggtctataagcagaatgagtgctttttgtaaagcgaatttctatggttcttcaaaggggataggatgtaaacgtgtttctgcttcaaaggaaagcagctaggagaaagtttctttcgccagtgtgtgacgcagctggaaagctgcagaatggtgcaggagattgcaggctaggacattcctggctgggtctacaagcagaaggagtgctttttctcaaCATCATtgctatgtttcttcaatgaggctagaatgtaaacgtgtttctacttcaaaggaaagcagctaggagaaagtttcttctgccagtgtgtgacacagctggagagctgcagaatgatgcaggggattccaggctaggccattcctggctgggtctataagcagaaggacttctttttctaaaccgaatttctatgtttcatcAATGCggctgggatgtaaacgtgtttctgcttcaaaggaaagcagctaggagaaagttacttttgccagtgtgtgacgcagtgggaaagctgcagaatggtgtaggggattccaagctaggccattcctgactgggtctataagcagaaggagtgctttttgtaaagcgaatttctatggttcttcaaaggggataggatgtaaacgtgtttctgcttcaaaggaaagcagctaggagaaagtttcctttgccagtgtgtgacgaagtgggaaagctgcagaatggtgcaggggattccgggctaggtcattcctgactgggtctctaagcagaaggagtgctttttctaaacagcatttctatggttcttcaatggggctaggatgtaaacatgtttctgcttcaaaggaaagcagctaagagaaagttccatttgccagtgtgtgagggagctggaaagctgcagaatggtgcaggggattccaggctaggccattcctggctgggtctataagcagaaggattgctttttctaaacagcatttctatggttcttcaatggggctaggatgtaaacgtgttcctgcttcaaaggaaagcagctaggagaaagtttcttttgccagtgtgtgagggagctggatagctgcagaacggtgcaggagattccgggctaggccattcctggctgggtctataagcaggagtgctttttctaaacggtatttctatggttcttcagtggggctaggatgtaaacgtgtttctgcttcaaaggaaagcagctaggagaaagtttcttctgccagtgtgtgacgcgggtggaatgctgcagaatggtgtaggggattccaggctaggtcattcctgactgggtctataagcagaaggagtgctttttctaaacggcatttccatggcacttcaatggggctaggatgtaaacgtgtttctgcttcaaaggaaatcagtttggagaaagtttcttttgccagtgtgtgagggagctggaaagctgcagaatggtgtagggaattccaggctaggccattcctggctgggtctattggcagaaggagtgctttctgtaaagtgaatttctatgtttcttcaatggggataggatgtaaacgtgtttctgcttcaaaggaaagcagctaggagaaagtttttttgccagtgtgtgacgcagctggaaagctgcagaatggtgtaggggattccaggctaggtcattccttactgggtctacaagctgaatgattgctttttagaaagcgaatttctatggttcttcaatggggctaggatggaaaTGTGTttatgcttcaaaggaaagcagctaggagaaagtttcttttgccagtgtgtgagggagctggaaagcagcagaacggtgcaggaaaTTCCTTGCTAGGAAATTCTAGGCTGGGTCTGAaagcagaaagagtgctttttctaaacggcatttctatggttcttcaatgggactaggatgtaaacgtgtttctgcttcaaaggaaagcagctaggagaaagttccttttgccagtgtgtgagggagctggaatgctgcagaatggtgcaggagattccaggctaggccattccaggaTGGGCCTACACGCACAAggactgctttttctaaacatcattactatggttcttcaatggggttaggatataaacgtgtttctgcttcaaaagaaagcagctaggagaaagtttcttttgccagtgtgtgacgcagctggaaagctgcagaatggtgcaggggattccaggctacgccattcctggctgggtctacacgcagaaggagtgctttttctaaacagcatttctatggttcttcaatggggctaggatgtaaacgtgttcctgcttcaaaggaaagcagctaggagaaagtttcttttgccagtgtgtaagggagctggaaagctgcagaatggtgtagggaattccgggctgggccattcctggctgggtctataagcaggagtgctttttctaaatggtatttctatggttcttcagtggggctaggatgtaaacgtgtttctgcttcaaaggaaaggagctaggagaatgttttttttgccagtgtgtgtcgcagctggaaagctgcagaatggtgtaggggattccaggctaggtcattcctgactgggtctataagcagaaggattgccttttgtaaagcgaatttctatggttcttcaatagggataggatgtaaacgtgtttctgcttcaaaggaaagcagctaggagaaagtttcttttgccagtgtgtgagggagctggaaaattgcagaatggtgcaggggattccaggctaagccattcctggaatggtctacaagcagaaggagtgctttttgtaaagcgaatttctatggttcttcaatgggactaaggtgtcaacgtgtttctgcttcaaaggaaagtagctaggagaaactttcttttgccagtgtgtgacgcagctggaaagctgcagaatggtgtaggggattccaggctaggtcattcctggctgggtctattagcagaaggattgcttttagTAACGcgattttctgtgattctgcaatggggctaggatgtcaacgtgtttctgcttcaaaggaaagctgctAGGATAAAGTGTCTTTTGCcggtgtgtgacgcagctggaaagctgcagaatgctgcagggtattccaggctaggccattcctggctgggtctacacgcagaaggagtgctttttctaaacggcatttctatggttcttcaatggggctaggatgtaaacgtgtttctgcttcaaaagaaagcagctaggagaaagtttcttttgccagtgtgtgagggagctggaaagctgcagaatggtgcaggggattccaggctaggccattcctggctgggtctacacgcagaggagtgctttttccaatcgtcatttctatgtttcttcaatggggctaggatgtaaacatgtttctgcttcaagggaaagcagctaggagacagtttcttttgccagtgtgtgagggagctggaaagctgcagaatggtgcaggggattccaggctaggtcattcctgacagggtctataagcagaaggagtgctttttgtaatgcgaatttctatggttcttcaatggggctaggatgtaaacgtgtttctgcttcaaaggaaagcagctaggagaaagtttcttgtgccagtgtgtgagggatctggaaagctgcagaatggtgcaggggattccaggctaggccattcctggatgggtctacacgccgaaggagtgctttttctaaacggcatttctatggttcttcaatggggctaggatgtaaacgtgtttctgcttcaaaggaaagcagctaggagaaagtttcttttgccagtgtgtgagggagtgtcatggagagtagcaaaggctctctaagcttttgctatattgtgtagtttctagtgcctcacattcatgccagaagcatcgaaaaaccaaaacaatctttcagtcccatgggaagatttctccctagggtaagtgaaaagtaaacactggccatgtttccttttcacttggccttgctttccagacaacagggtattgttttggttaagtagaaacgactagctcaggcctgcccagcacctgcagttgggctggcctgaggagtggtctttatattgtttgagtaatattatccaattatataaattgcttactgttttttaccaatgtatgtgaacaacgtaaaagtggtccgcattgtgggctagtcctgttttggaacattataaaatggtgggCAGGCCAGGATCGGtgtgctcttgcttttgcctcttgcttttcctgctttttgccttttgctcttttgcCCTGGATCTCACCCTCGCTCCGGTCCttccccggacttaacaacaacaaactgctcgccgatctagcctcgcctcaggcggacgccgagtcgcagaggctaaagcctgcatgtctggaccctcatcgggaaaaagggactccctaccaagctacagactgtgagtagctgacgaactattaactcaaacctcagagactctAAAGAACTCtatttaaacatcatagactctttaatttgccattttcggaaatgttactttgacctcaatcaaaaagaattcacagtggtggtgtagttttgggaagagggaattcgcattctttgcaataaatcactgataaagtagtcaacgcctcgcgtatttcccccataaattctgccgcgaaactgcgttccacgatagggagctggaaagctgaagaatggtgcaggggattccaggctaggccattcctggatgggtctacatgcagaaggagtgctttttctaaacggcatttctatggttcttcagtggggctaggatgtaaacgtgtttctgcttcaaaggaaagcagctaggagaaagtttcttttgccagtgtgtgagggagctggaaagctgcagaacggtgcaggggattccaggctacgtCATTCTTGActgggtctagaagcagaaggagtgctttttgtaaacggcatttctatggttcttcaatggggctaggatgtagaCGTGTTTccgcttcaaaggaaagcagctaagagaaagtttcttttgccggtgtgtgatgcagctggaacgctgcagaatggtgcatgggattccaggctaggtcatacCTGActggatctataagcagaatgagtgctttttgtaatgcgaatttctatgtttcttcaatggggctaggatgtaaacgtgtttctgctacaaaggaaagcagctaggagaaagtttcttctgccagtgtgtgacgcgggtggaaagctgcagaatggtgtaggggattccaggctaggtcattcctgactgggtctataagcagaaggagtgctttctgaaaagcgaatttctatggtgctTCATTAGTGATAGGATgtcaacgtgtttctgcttcaaaggaaagcagctaggagaaagtttcttttgccagtgtgtgacgcagctggaaagctgcagaatggtgcaggggattccagcctaggtcattcctgactgggtctataagcagaaggagtgctttttctaaagcgaatttctatggttcttcaatggggctaggatgtaaacgtgtttctgcttcaaaggaaagcagctaggagaaagtttcttttgccagtgtgtgagggagctggaaagctgcagaatggtgcatgggattccaggctaggccattcctgacagggtctataagcagaaggattgctttttctaaaccgaatttctatgtttcttcaataggactagaatgtaaacgtgtttctgcttcaaaggaaagcagctaggagaaagtttcttctgccagtgtgtgatgcgggtggaaagctgcagaatggtgtaggggattccaggctaggtcattcctgactgggtctataggcagaaggagtgctttttgcaaagcgaatttctatgtttcttcaatggggctaggatgtcgacgtgtttctgcttcaaaggaaagcagctaggagaaagtttcttttgccagtgtgtgagggagctggaaagctgcagaatggtgcaggggattccaggctaggccattcctggctgggtctataagcagaaggagtgctttttctaaacggcatttctatggttcttcaatggggctaggatgtaaacgtgtttctgcttcaaaggaaagcagctaggagaaagtttcttttgccagtgtgtgagggaactggaaagctgcagaatggtgcaggggattccaggctaggccattcctggctgggtctataagcagaaggagtgctttttctaaacggcatttctatggttcttcaatggggctaggatgtaaacgtgtttctgcttcaaaggaaagcagctaggagaaagtttcttttgccagtgtgtgacgcagctggaaagctgcagaatggtgcaggggattccaggctaggtcattcctgactgggtctataagcagaaggagtgctttttgtaaagcgaatttctatggttcttcaatagggctaggatgtaaacgtgtttctgcttcaaaggaaagcagctaggagaaagtttcttttgccagtgtgtgacgcagctggaaagctgcagaatggtgcaggggattccaggctaggtcattcctgactgggtctataagcagaaggagtgctttttctaaacgcatttctatggttcttcaatggggctaggatgtaaacgtgtttctgcttcaaaggaaagcagctaggagaaagtttcttttgccagtgtgtgaggcagctggaaagctgcagaatggtgcaggggattccaggctaggtcattcctgactgggtctataagcagaaggagtgctttttgtaaagcgaatttctatggttcttcaatggggctaggatgtaaacgtgtttctgcttcaaaggaaagcagctaggagaaagtttcttttgccagtgtgtgacggagctggaaagctgcagaatggtgcaggggattccaggctaggtcattcctgactgggtctataagcagaaggagtgctttctgaaaagcgaatttctatggtgctTCAATAGTGATAGGATgtcaacgtgtttctgcttcaaaggaaagcagctaggagaaagtttcttttgccagtgtgtgagggagctggaaagctgcagaatggtgcaggggactccaggctaggtcattcctgactgggtctataagcagaaggagtgctttttctaaagcgaatttctatggttcttcaatagggataggatgttaacgtgtttctgcttcaaaggaaagcagctaggagaaagtttcttttgccagtgtgtgagggagctggaaagctgcagaatggtgcaggggattctgggctaggccatttctggctgggtctataagcagaaggattgcttttcctaaacggcatttgtatgtttcttcaatggggctaggatgtaaacgtgtttctgcttcaaaggaaaggagctaggagaaagtttcttctgccagtgtgtgacgcgggtgaaaagctgcagaatggtgtaggggattccaggctaggtcattcctgtctgggtctataagcagaaggagtgctttttctaaaccgaatttctatgtttcttcaatagggctaggatgtaaacgtgtttctgcttcaaaggaaagcagctaggagaaagtttcttttgccagtgtgtgacgcagctggaaagctgcagaatggtgcaggggattccaggctaggtcattcctgactgggtctataagcagaaggagtgctttttgtaaagcgaatttctatggttcttcaatggggctaggatgtaaacgtgtttctgcttcaaaggaaagcagctaggagaaagtttcttttgccagtgtgtgacgcagctggaaagctgcagaatggtgccaggggattccaggctaggccattcctggctgggtctataagcagaaggagtgctttttctaaacggcatttctatggttcttcaatggggctaggatgtaaacgtgtttctgcttcaaaggaaagcagctaggagaaagtttcttttgccagtgtgtgagggatctggaaagctgcagaatggtgcaggggattccaggctaggtcattcctgactgggtctataagcagaaggagtgctttctgtaaagcgaatttctatggttcttcaatggggataggatgtaaacgtgtttctgcttcaaaggaaagcagctaggagaaagtttcttttgccagtgtgtgacgcagctggaaagctgcagaatggtgcaggggattccaggctaggccattcctgactgggtctataagcagaaggattgctttttgtaaagcgaatttctatggttcttcaatagggataggatgtagacgtgtttctgcttcaaaggaaagcagctaggagaaagtttcttttgcgagtgtgtgaggcagctggaaagctgcagaatggtgtaggggattccaggctaggtcattcctgactgggtctataagcagaaggagtgctttttctaaacggcatttctatggttcttcaatggggctaggatgtaaacgtgtttctgcttcaaaggaaagcagctaggagaaagtttcttttgccagtgtgtgacgcagctggaaagctgcagaatggtgcggaggattccaggctaggtcgttcctgactgggtctataagcagaatgaatgctttttgtaaagcgaatttctatggttctgctctccctcagcttcaaaccattccccttgccctctctttagacacccttatggaaaaagtctctctgcagccttcctgctgcaggttccctttaggtactgggaggtagctttaaagtctccctggcgtcttgtccccttcaggctgagcagccccagctccctcagcctatcctcttagaagtgctccagcccctggctcatcctcatggtcctgctctgaaccggttccagcagtttttcgttcttcagctggactgtggccatgtggaatgttttgggttgtgcttttgcctttgcatgCTGAAAGACTTCCTGTGTTACCTTAGTGGTACGTTTCATGTGCAAGGTTCCTGTCTGtgatctcttgctgctggggaagtcatGAGCTACCTGTGGGGGTGTGAAATGCAATAAGCTTCGATCGCGTTGCCTGCACGGATGTGAGGGGACAAAGTACTGCTGAGAAGCTTTTTTGTaccattctcttcccccttcccctcttgcctttaagggaacacacacagggagaAGCTTAATGAGCGCCCTCTGACATGCTGTAggaattctttgctttgcagtgttttacacTGTGGCTCTTCAAACCTGTAACCCATCTGCTTTCCATTGCCAGCGAGCTGACCATCCGTACTACCgtcgccttgaatgcctccaaccagcagtgtttgctgccagaCAGACACCTTGAGAAGACAGAGGACATGGTTAAGTTCATGAAGGATatcttggatggtgctgctgaagtaagtctttgttgtggcttgagatatattggttggtgtttggtttttccccccttagctgCGGTGGCTCCGATTGTTACGCCGTGTGATTTATCTTCCTGTCCTGGCTGTCTTCCCGTGTtgggtgctggcagtgaatACGTGGTGAGGAGTGCTTGGGGTGTGCCATCCTTTGCTGTTCTCACTGTGGGAACTCCA from Pogoniulus pusillus isolate bPogPus1 unplaced genomic scaffold, bPogPus1.pri scaffold_84_arrow_ctg1, whole genome shotgun sequence includes:
- the LOC135174588 gene encoding protein disulfide-isomerase TMX3-like isoform X1, whose protein sequence is MSGPSSGKRDSLPSYRLELTIRTTVALNASNQQCLLPDRHLEKTEDMVKFMKDILDGAAEAQAGDGLLQRSKRVIYEAKAAVMVEFIAYSVR
- the LOC135174588 gene encoding protein disulfide-isomerase TMX3-like isoform X2, translating into MSYLWGELTIRTTVALNASNQQCLLPDRHLEKTEDMVKFMKDILDGAAEAQAGDGLLQRSKRVIYEAKAAVMVEFIAYSVR